In the genome of Primulina eburnea isolate SZY01 chromosome 13, ASM2296580v1, whole genome shotgun sequence, the window TTCCTAATGAGATGAAAACAATGTCATAGATATCTTATATGTCAGCCGTCGACAAAATAATGCACGACATGCTATGAATAAGATCTGATGTCGCCGATGCTTTTTTAAGCGTCACAAGCAAAAATATCAGTTTGATCTTGGACAATTGCACCTGAAGGCTCTAAAGGACGTCATAAAGTATCTGTGAAGGACTAAGGATTTGCTTATAACCTACAAGGTGGATAATGCAAAACGAACAAAGTACAtagtctttctttctttctttttgtcgTTGCCGGAAAGATTTGGTGCTAGGATGCATTCAAGGATCAAAAGTTATTTTTTTACATGTGGGGTCCACTGAAAATATCATGGATCCACATGTAAGAATTGGTCATAGATGCCCATCCTAGAATGCAACTTTACGACAATGCCCTAAATGTAAAATCAAACTTACATacatgttgttgcagttattcAATTAATAAAGTAAAAAGTACATACTAAATAGTTATattacaaaatttaaaaaaagcgTCTGTTCTTAAATAAGATATCACATGAAGTCATCGATTATGGAGAGGCTAGGTACTACTAGAATACTGGCAAGGACTAGACACTCATCTTCATCGCATAATACTTATAGCAATTCAGAAAAATGGATTAATGTAATATCATTCAACAATGTAAACCAAAAGAACCAAGAATGCAACCGGGACATTTCACAATTGCAAGAAACATACTAGCAGATTCGCTCAATAAAAAGAACTTCAGgcaatgaagaaagctaaaCGGTAAGCAACTAATTCCTGTGGCGACTAATTTACCTTCCACGTTTTCATAACTAATTGCTGTCATGTAAAGCATTTGACAGTCCCAACTAAAGCAAGAGATTCCATGAGTGCCTTGAGAAGATAATCCGGGTAAGCTTCAATGCCAGCGTAACCGTGTTCCACTTGCAGAGAACTCAGAACCTTGCCAACTATCTGAGGTATGTCATTTTTAGCACCTTAAACTAAAATAACAAGTACCATCAAACAACAAAATACTTGCCCCGTTTACCTTCCGAGCATAGCCGCCAAAAGCTACACCACTGATCAAAGCATCCGACGAATCAGATAAATTTATTGGTATGACCTCATCATTTAATTTCTCTGTGAGTGAAATTAATTAGTAAATGTAATACTGTTGAATCTCGTAATGTGTTTTTCCATTATTATATCTAAAGGCAAGATTAAGTACCAGGTAGGCTGGCTGTTTCAAATAATCCCTCCTTTTTTAGCCCATTTATCGTGTGGGCGTTGGTACCACCGGCTAATTGAAGGAAACCTGTTACTTACGAAGAACTAAACAATAATTTTCTCTTCAACTTCACAAAGAAAGAATCGTCAAATGTACTTTCATGGAAACTAAAAGATATTGAAAAGGTGCATGAAGGTGGTAACCTTTAGGCCTATCTCTTGCTGCAGATAAATGTAAAGCAAACGTGATTGCCTGCTTTGTTGCTCCTCGTCCAATATCTCCACTCATGGGGCGACCATCCAGCTTATTAGAGTAAAATGATACAGTTCACTGAATGTTTTCGTCAATATATTGTCGCAAACTGATACACATAAGAAATTTACAGGACTTTTACCTGCCATAAATTGTGGCAATGTAGGTTTACGTTCATTGTTGCATAAATAGAATGCATCACAGGTATAGTCAACTCGTTCATATCAGGTAAGCTAATCTGCATTTATTACAAGAGTTTTCATTTGCCAATCCGAAAAACTAAATATACCATTTTGacttgttatttttttattattttcacgaCCACgactgatgaactgattcataAAGTTACTTGCAAGGTACGCTTACCGCGACAAGCCTCAGCTTATCAATGGAATCTCCCAAACTATTCCAAAGTCCTTGGAATGACTCTGCCTGCCTATGATCGACCAATACATAATGTGAGTAACGTAATTTAAAATGGGTATGAAATTACATAATAAGGTTCAACAAAGATTCAAATACAACAAGTCACATGGACGAATATGATGTAAAAATGGCAGGCAAGTGTTTTAACAACTGTAGGCTACCTTCTGCTCGTGTGAATTTCTATGGCATCAACATCATCCTGTTTAAGTAGTTCAGCTGTAGTAGCAGCATCCCTTATATATGGAGATGCTCCTGCAATGAAATTCAACTAGATTGGCTGAATAAAGAGCAAGAACCAATTAATGTCTCACGAGGAAGAAATATCCAGGACGCGAaagagaaattaaaaaaaatggaacTGACTTATTTTATCATAAGGACAAATTGGTAAGCAGCGGCCACAGCCATAACATCGCTCGGCCAAGACACCGCCCTGCTTATAGatgatataaataaaaaatgataaaGCAAAATTAAGGAAATTGAGATGAACCTTCGGTAAACCAGCTTTTCCAAAATATGAGATTGCATTAGCAGGACAAATACTCTCACATGGCCTTGAGCAATCTACTGGACAATCATCCGGATCAAATTCTAGAAACATAGTAATTCATCATCAGAATCAAACTCCAAAATTTCAGTCCACAAATTGATTTAAAACCTTTGCACCAAGTTACTTGACTGTCATTTTGATCTATACTAAATCTTGCGGACAACAATTTAACTCGAGATTTAACTTACAGTTCttatagcaatctcaatctctgAAGCATAAAGGACACTTGAATCAGTAAATGAATGAGGTAATACAAGTACAAAAATGTTCAAGGAGGAATCCATAAATTAGACTGCGAAGACTACCTGCTTTACGAAAATGCAAATCTTCATCATCGTTGACGCTGACCATCACCCAAGGCCTGCGAATGGGAATAATAGCTCTGGCTGCTTTGATTCCATCATTTACAGCATTTACAACCGAAGCCTCGGCAGCACAATCAATACAATCGACTGCGGTTGACACATCATAAGAACATAAGTTCTCAAATCCCAGCACAAAAGATCAAACTCTATCGacattaagaaaaaaaattgtctTCAATAAAAGATTATATAAACACAGCTTGCCACTGGACTCACTTTGGCATAATCTTTTGAGATTGTTATGGCTTCGAAGGAAAAATGAAAGATATAGTATATCGTCACAAATCGATACAACAGTTGCACATATTAGGccgttttaaaagaaaatgatttcatattgttaaaaattaaaCCTCCGAGACAATCTTAGGGATATGTTCAGTGACCCCTCTCTCCctgtatataaatatatattatatattcacTCAACCACTAAGCTAAAATTAAAAATCCTACTTCCCTTCCTGATTATATTCAAAAGCATGCTCTTTTatctttatatatttataaaatcattCTTAGTTATTTTACCTCCAGAAAGAGTATAAACCAGAGAAAGATTTCTGATGTCAACCACATCCTATATGATAACAAAAGGCAAcagaattattaaaaaaaaaaaaaaaaacttgaagaACATCTTCGATAAATAGTTTATCGAgtgatgataaaaaaaaaaattgataaatttcGAAGAAGTGCCTCAAAGCTAGCACCACAAATGAGCTTAACCCAGTTGCCCTTTCTGAGAGATTCCAATGGGGATGTCACGATAGAAGGAATCCCTCTTTTTGTTAAGATATTCTTCACCTTTTCAAGGTCTGCACTGCTGCTGCTTCGTTTGTGCAGCTGACCTGTCGATAATAAACAAACCATGTGTAAAATTCAACCAGAAATCTTCTCCCGTCTATAGATAATGAATCCATAGACACACAGAGAGACGTGTGCGTGCGTGTTTGTATGAGTCAGGAATAGAGAGAGAGAGACTGGGAAGCTGTGGGGAGAGAGAAGCAGAGCCAGAGAAGCCGAGAGAGATCATAGAGGAGATGACAGGATGGACGACTATGCGGTCTTTTGTTTCAAGTATCTATGTATCAACAAGGATTTCCATTGGGATGACTTGAGTGGTTTGAGTCGTGTgggaatataatattatttaaaaattattcaaTTTGACTCTAAATCAATTCGAAAACTCTCGAACTCGAATCAATcccattttgaattttttaaaaattttaaaaaaaattcaaaaataataataataataatattttaatttaaacacataataacaaaatcttactcgtatatatgatttaaatttgaaagtctaatgattgaaaaataaaatatatttactaaatcaaatagacaattgtttcaaaaataaaaaatgttcaaaataattattaaatttgaaaaattatgagataaatatacaaaaaatattttttcagacttatatatatatatacaaatatagataatatttattaattatatatttttttaaattaaaattttcatgtcAACCGCAATCCAACCCAACCCAACCCAATAATTTTCTTCTTTAACGTTCTTCGGTTTTACATTTCTTATCAGATGTGTAATTGTAATGATTGAGAAACATTTTCGAGTCAATTTTCATGTTCAAATGGAGGCATGGGTTGTGGTCGAAGGTCCACAGCGGTTTTCGGCTTTATGTACATGTGTTTTTTTCTTCTCGTTTATTCGTTTTACATTTCTTGGCGCTTTGTTTATGGGTTTTCGGTGATAGTTTTATCTGTTGTTGGCGCATGGGTGTAATTGTAACGATTGGGAAACTTTTTCGAGTCAATTTCATGTTCAAAAGTTTCCTGGTGTAGTAATTAAACAAGTTTTTTTTTCTAGTTTTTGTTTCGAACTTGTATTTGAATATTGGCCGTGTTTTCTTTGTGGATTCATATTTgtttcttaattaattttttcaattattattattactgcTAATTTGCAAATTGATACGAAACATGCTGTT includes:
- the LOC140809850 gene encoding uncharacterized protein; the encoded protein is MISLGFSGSASLSPQLPSLSLSIPDSYKHARTRLSVCQLHKRSSSSADLEKVKNILTKRGIPSIVTSPLESLRKGNWVKLICGASFEDVVDIRNLSLVYTLSGVDCIDCAAEASVVNAVNDGIKAARAIIPIRRPWVMVSVNDDEDLHFRKAEFDPDDCPVDCSRPCESICPANAISYFGKAGLPKGGVLAERCYGCGRCLPICPYDKIRASPYIRDAATTAELLKQDDVDAIEIHTSRRQAESFQGLWNSLGDSIDKLRLVAISLPDMNELTIPVMHSIYATMNVNLHCHNLWQLDGRPMSGDIGRGATKQAITFALHLSAARDRPKGFLQLAGGTNAHTINGLKKEGLFETASLPEKLNDEVIPINLSDSSDALISGVAFGGYARKIVGKVLSSLQVEHGYAGIEAYPDYLLKALMESLALVGTVKCFT